The following DNA comes from Novosphingobium sp. PP1Y.
GGCAACGCGGACTTGTCGAAGTATATTCTCTGAGGAGAGACCGCGACATGTACCAGACACCTGAAGACCGCCCGATCTATCGCCTGCTGACCGGCAAGGACGACCGTGCCTTTTGCGAGCGCGTGTCAGAGGCGCTGGCGCAGGGCTGGCGCCTCTACGGTTCGCCGACGATTTCCTGGGATACGGCCGAGAACTGCATGAAGGCGGCTCAGGCCGTCGTCTGGCACGAGGCCGACGTCGTCAAGTAAAGGGTCGCCGAGTAACAGCAAGGCCCCCCGTCGCGCAGTGCGGCGGGGGGCCTTTTTGTTTTGTCAGTGCGGGACGGTGCCGAGTTCGAAGCCGGTCTTGTCGTGCAGGCCGAACCTGTCGACGATGTCCTTGCTCGCCTCGTTGTAGCCGATCACCTTCACGCTGGCGCCGCCCTGGTCGAGCTTGCCGACGATCTTGTCGAGCGCGCCGACCGAGGAGATGTCCCACAGGTGGGCGTGAGTCATGTCGATGATCACGTTGGGCGCGGTTTCCTGGCCGGCTTGCATCTGCTCGATGAAACGATGCACCGAGGCGAAGAAGATCTCGCCCGAAACGCGGTAAGTCGCCGTGTCGCCTTCCTGTGTGCGTTCGACGCGGAACAGGCGCTGAACCTTCTGGGCGAAGAAGATGCCGGACAGCAGCACGCCCGCAATCACGCCCTTGGAGAGATCATGGGTGGCCACGACGAACACGACGGTTGTGAGCATGACCACCGAGCTTTGCCACGGATGGCGGCGAAGGTTCGGGATCGAGTTCCACGAGAACGTGCCGATCGAGACCATGATCATGACTGCGACGAGGGCGGGCATCGGAACCTGGCCGACCCACGGGCCGAGCAGGGCCAGCAGGATGAACAGGAAGAAGCCGGCGACGAAGGTGGACAGGCGGCCGCGGCCGCCCGAGGTCACGTTGATCACCGACTGGCCGATCATCGCGCAGCCGCCCATGCCGCCGAACAGCGCGGCGACGATGTTGGCGATGCCCTGGCCGCGGCATTCATAGCGCTTGTACGAATCGGTGTCGGTCATGTCGTCGACGATCTGCGCGGTCAGCAGCGATTCGAGCAGGCCAACGGCGGCCATGGCAAGCGCGGTAGGCGCCACGATCTGGAAGGTTTCCAGCGTTAGCGGCACTTGCGGCAGGCCGAACGAGGGCAGGCCGGAGGGCAGTTCGCCCATGTCGCCCACGGTGTGGACGGGCAGGCCCATCGAGATCGAGATCACCGAAAGCACCAGGATCGAGATGAGCGGGGACGGGACCGCCTTGGTGAGACGCGGCAGGGTGTAGATCATCGCGAGCCCGGCAATGACCATGGCGTAAGTGTGCCAGGTCACGTTCATCAACTGCGGCAGCTGCGCCATGAAGATCAGGATGGCGAGCGAGTTCACGAAGCCGGTGATCACCGAGCGCGAGACGAACTGCATCACCAGGTTGAGCCGGAGCAGGCCGGCGAGGATCTGGAACACGCCCATCAGGATCGTCGCGGCGAAGAGATATTCCACGCCGTGTTCGCGAACCAGCGGCCCGACAAGCACGGCGACTGCTGCGGTCGCGGCCGAGATCATGCCTGGACGACCGCCGGTGAACGAGATCACGATGGCAATCGCCACCGAGGCCCACAGCCCCACGGCGGGATCGACGCCGGCGATGATCGAGAAGCCGATGGCTTCGGGGATGAGCGCGAGCGCGACGACGAGGCCGGCAAGCACGTCGGCCCTGACGTTGCCAAACCAGTCCTGGCGGAATCGGGAGAGTGTTTCAGTCATGCAATATCCGCATCAAGCACATGTCCGCGACCCGCGAAGCACGCGGGCGTGCCAGTGAACATGTATGATGTTGCCCGGCGGATCGGCGGCCGGGATAGCCACCCGGAATTGCACCGGGTCCAAGCGAGTGGCGCGGCTTTTGCCGTGTTGCGGGTGCGAATGCAACCCGTCGTGTCGGGAAGGCCATCGGGCGCAGGGGGCACCACCGC
Coding sequences within:
- a CDS encoding DUF1737 domain-containing protein, with protein sequence MYQTPEDRPIYRLLTGKDDRAFCERVSEALAQGWRLYGSPTISWDTAENCMKAAQAVVWHEADVVK
- a CDS encoding SulP family inorganic anion transporter, encoding MTETLSRFRQDWFGNVRADVLAGLVVALALIPEAIGFSIIAGVDPAVGLWASVAIAIVISFTGGRPGMISAATAAVAVLVGPLVREHGVEYLFAATILMGVFQILAGLLRLNLVMQFVSRSVITGFVNSLAILIFMAQLPQLMNVTWHTYAMVIAGLAMIYTLPRLTKAVPSPLISILVLSVISISMGLPVHTVGDMGELPSGLPSFGLPQVPLTLETFQIVAPTALAMAAVGLLESLLTAQIVDDMTDTDSYKRYECRGQGIANIVAALFGGMGGCAMIGQSVINVTSGGRGRLSTFVAGFFLFILLALLGPWVGQVPMPALVAVMIMVSIGTFSWNSIPNLRRHPWQSSVVMLTTVVFVVATHDLSKGVIAGVLLSGIFFAQKVQRLFRVERTQEGDTATYRVSGEIFFASVHRFIEQMQAGQETAPNVIIDMTHAHLWDISSVGALDKIVGKLDQGGASVKVIGYNEASKDIVDRFGLHDKTGFELGTVPH